A single region of the Lactobacillus xylocopicola genome encodes:
- the prfA gene encoding peptide chain release factor 1: MDKIMARLEGLVAHYDELQEMMADPEVINDTKRYMEISKEESDLREVVEKYRKYKADKKEIADNKEMMASESDSDLVEMAKEENSTLEAEITDLEDEIKLLMLPQDPNDDKDIIMEIRGAAGGDEASLFAGDLLRMYEKYAEQQNWQVSIVDSDPTEVGGYKHIAIMITGNKVYSKLKYENGAHRVQRVPVTESQGRVHTSTATVAVMPEYEQVDFELDPKDLRVDVYRASGAGGQHINKTSSAVRMTHLPTGIAVAMQDQRSQQQNREKAMQILTSRVYDYYESQNRDQYDAERKSAVGTGDRSERIRTYNYPQNRVTDHRIGLTLNKLDRIMNGELDEVIDALSLYFQTKQLEELANQNA, from the coding sequence ATGGATAAGATTATGGCCAGGCTTGAAGGTCTTGTAGCGCACTACGATGAGCTGCAGGAAATGATGGCTGATCCAGAGGTTATTAATGACACCAAGCGTTATATGGAGATCTCCAAGGAGGAGTCAGACCTGCGCGAAGTGGTTGAAAAATACCGTAAATACAAGGCAGATAAAAAGGAAATTGCCGACAATAAGGAAATGATGGCTAGCGAAAGTGATAGCGATTTAGTTGAGATGGCCAAGGAAGAAAATAGTACGCTAGAAGCAGAAATTACTGACCTTGAAGATGAGATTAAGCTGCTGATGCTGCCCCAAGATCCTAATGATGACAAGGACATTATCATGGAAATCCGCGGTGCTGCAGGAGGTGATGAGGCCTCGCTGTTCGCTGGGGACTTACTTCGGATGTATGAAAAATACGCCGAACAGCAGAATTGGCAGGTTTCCATAGTTGATAGCGACCCTACCGAAGTTGGCGGTTACAAGCATATCGCCATCATGATTACGGGTAATAAGGTTTATTCAAAATTAAAGTATGAGAATGGTGCACACCGTGTACAACGGGTTCCAGTTACTGAGTCGCAGGGCCGGGTTCATACCTCAACGGCAACGGTTGCAGTGATGCCAGAATACGAGCAAGTTGACTTTGAGTTAGATCCCAAAGACCTTAGAGTTGATGTTTACCGTGCTAGTGGTGCTGGTGGTCAGCACATTAACAAGACTTCCAGTGCCGTACGCATGACGCACCTGCCAACGGGAATTGCTGTTGCAATGCAGGACCAGCGGAGCCAGCAGCAGAATCGGGAAAAGGCGATGCAGATTTTGACTTCGCGAGTTTATGACTATTATGAAAGCCAAAACCGGGACCAATATGACGCTGAACGTAAGAGTGCAGTCGGTACCGGTGATCGTTCTGAGCGAATTAGAACATACAACTATCCGCAAAATCGAGTTACGGACCACCGCATTGGTTTGACTCTCAACAAGTTGGACCGGATTATGAACGGTGAACTAGATGAAGTTATCGATGCTTTAAGTCTCTACTTCCAAACTAAGCAACTAGAGGAGCTGGCCAATCAAAATGCCTAA
- the atpB gene encoding F0F1 ATP synthase subunit A: MEESFVFKFLGLNFDLAGIIGSTLMAAAVLLVCIWLSRTVELKPNKKQNVLEYLLDFTDGIVKDNVSDSDARKHLSLYAFVLFLFIWFMNQLGMFLEVKVGDFMFIKSPTADPVTTMSFAMMTLLLSFTFGMQKFGTRGYWRNYAEPVGFLFPINMIEEITNFLTLSLRLYGNIYAGEVLLTLIGNNLAPSFGIPTMILAAPLAMIWQGFSVFIGSIQAYVFVTLSMVYIGKKVTKE; this comes from the coding sequence TTGGAGGAATCATTTGTTTTTAAATTTTTGGGTTTAAACTTTGATCTCGCAGGGATCATCGGTTCAACTTTAATGGCAGCTGCAGTTTTATTGGTCTGCATTTGGCTGTCACGGACAGTTGAGCTGAAACCAAACAAAAAGCAAAACGTACTGGAATACCTACTCGACTTCACTGATGGCATTGTTAAAGACAACGTCAGTGATTCCGATGCACGGAAGCACCTCTCGCTGTATGCCTTTGTTTTGTTTCTCTTTATCTGGTTTATGAACCAGCTGGGGATGTTCCTGGAGGTCAAAGTCGGTGACTTTATGTTTATTAAGTCACCAACAGCGGACCCGGTAACGACAATGTCATTTGCAATGATGACCTTGCTCTTATCATTTACCTTTGGAATGCAAAAATTTGGCACGCGTGGTTATTGGCGTAACTATGCTGAACCAGTTGGTTTTTTGTTCCCAATCAATATGATTGAGGAAATAACTAACTTCTTAACACTATCTTTGCGTTTATATGGTAATATCTATGCGGGTGAAGTTTTATTAACGTTGATTGGTAATAACCTGGCTCCTAGCTTTGGAATTCCAACAATGATTTTGGCAGCTCCACTGGCTATGATATGGCAAGGTTTCTCTGTCTTCATTGGCTCTATCCAGGCATATGTTTTCGTAACTTTATCAATGGTTTACATTGGTAAAAAAGTTACAAAAGAATAA
- a CDS encoding Mur ligase family protein codes for MNLKSRIAKFAGKSSYWFLHNVLKGGTSFPGKLAMKFDPEVLTSLASGYETVIVTGTNGKTMTTALIVEALREKYGDVLTNPSGSNMEQGIVTAFLAHKDNGADRRIAVLEVDEANVKLVTKLLQPTCFVLTNIFRDQMDRYGEIYTTYEKIVAGIKLAPQATIIANGDASIFSSVELANPKLFFGFNLPSDQQQNDTTAPVNTDGILCPRCDHILHYHDRIYANLGDFFCPNCGYQRPQLTYSVNRIIEQNPNRLHFQMGLKEYTIDIGGTYNIYNALAAYAVARHFDLSEDEIARSFSRNKRVFGRQELITYAGKKIDLILVKNPVGLDEVLHMLDTEQDNYSLVTLLNANHADGIDTSWIWDGQFEDLNHDQIKHILVGGERSKDMHFRLEVAGFEPDNMTTCNNYEEVINQLAQLPTKKVYILSTYTALLALRKAMAEQKIIKAGM; via the coding sequence ATGAATCTAAAATCTAGAATCGCCAAATTTGCTGGTAAGTCGAGCTACTGGTTCCTTCACAATGTCCTTAAAGGAGGCACCAGCTTTCCCGGCAAGTTGGCCATGAAGTTTGACCCCGAAGTTTTGACTTCTTTAGCCAGCGGCTACGAAACCGTGATTGTAACTGGTACCAACGGTAAAACCATGACTACAGCACTGATTGTCGAGGCGCTCCGAGAGAAATACGGCGATGTCCTTACTAACCCGTCTGGCTCAAACATGGAACAAGGAATTGTTACGGCTTTTTTGGCCCATAAGGACAATGGTGCTGACCGGCGTATTGCCGTTTTGGAAGTCGATGAAGCCAACGTGAAGCTGGTAACCAAGTTGCTTCAGCCGACTTGCTTCGTCCTCACTAATATTTTTCGTGACCAGATGGATCGCTACGGCGAAATCTACACCACTTATGAAAAAATCGTGGCCGGCATCAAGTTAGCACCCCAAGCTACGATTATTGCCAATGGCGACGCCAGTATTTTCTCTTCAGTTGAGTTAGCTAACCCCAAACTTTTTTTCGGCTTCAACTTACCCAGTGACCAGCAGCAAAACGATACGACGGCCCCGGTTAACACAGATGGCATCCTCTGTCCGCGTTGTGACCACATTTTGCACTACCACGACCGTATTTATGCCAATCTTGGCGACTTCTTCTGTCCCAACTGTGGTTACCAGCGCCCTCAATTAACCTATTCGGTCAATCGAATTATCGAACAGAACCCCAACCGGTTACACTTTCAAATGGGGCTTAAAGAATACACTATTGACATTGGTGGTACTTACAATATCTATAATGCTCTAGCGGCTTATGCCGTTGCTCGCCACTTCGATTTAAGCGAAGATGAAATCGCCCGCTCCTTTTCCAGAAACAAACGCGTCTTCGGCCGGCAAGAGTTAATTACTTATGCAGGCAAGAAAATCGACTTAATTTTGGTAAAGAATCCGGTTGGCTTGGATGAAGTCTTGCACATGTTGGATACAGAACAAGACAACTATTCCCTAGTGACCTTGCTTAACGCCAATCACGCCGATGGTATCGACACCTCCTGGATCTGGGATGGCCAATTTGAAGATTTAAACCATGATCAGATTAAGCACATCTTGGTCGGCGGTGAACGATCTAAAGACATGCATTTCCGGCTTGAAGTAGCCGGTTTTGAGCCGGATAATATGACTACTTGCAACAATTACGAAGAAGTAATTAATCAGCTAGCCCAGCTGCCTACCAAGAAAGTCTACATCCTATCAACCTATACCGCCCTCCTGGCCTTGCGCAAGGCCATGGCCGAGCAGAAGATTATCAAGGCGGGCATGTAG
- the prmC gene encoding peptide chain release factor N(5)-glutamine methyltransferase, giving the protein MPKIKTLKDLYAWAKDEAGDHRDEEVAYLLAERLQLSPSEFQLKPDMELTAGQVKQAQKDMQKLVKGISPQYILGYSWFLGYQMIVQPGVLIPRFETEELVEWALDRLKTGDKVLDLGTGSGCITVALAMEAAKRGIANLDLYASDVTDAALRTSEENFLKYDLDVTVRKANILIGLEKFDKIISNPPYIKETERAVMDQNVLQNEPEEALFGGKDGLNFYRKFAQTVPEHLNSGGEFFLEYGFSEKQQLQDLFARELPDFTCEFKNDLAGKPRMVWGKWNK; this is encoded by the coding sequence ATGCCTAAGATTAAGACTTTAAAAGACTTGTATGCTTGGGCAAAAGACGAAGCAGGTGACCACCGAGATGAAGAGGTTGCTTATTTACTGGCAGAGCGTTTACAACTTAGCCCAAGCGAATTTCAACTGAAACCAGATATGGAACTAACTGCAGGCCAGGTTAAGCAAGCGCAAAAAGATATGCAGAAACTGGTTAAGGGTATCTCGCCCCAGTATATCTTGGGCTATTCCTGGTTCTTGGGCTATCAAATGATAGTGCAACCAGGTGTGCTAATTCCGCGCTTTGAGACCGAGGAGTTGGTTGAGTGGGCACTGGACCGCTTAAAAACGGGAGACAAGGTACTTGATCTAGGCACGGGGTCGGGCTGCATTACAGTAGCTCTGGCAATGGAGGCTGCTAAGCGCGGAATCGCCAACCTCGACCTGTATGCGTCAGACGTGACCGATGCGGCCTTAAGAACTAGTGAAGAAAATTTTCTAAAGTACGATCTTGATGTGACTGTCCGCAAGGCCAATATTTTGATTGGCTTAGAAAAGTTTGACAAAATCATTTCTAATCCGCCATACATTAAAGAAACGGAAAGAGCCGTTATGGACCAAAATGTTTTGCAAAATGAACCAGAAGAAGCTCTTTTTGGGGGCAAGGATGGCCTGAATTTTTACCGTAAGTTTGCTCAAACAGTGCCTGAACACCTAAACAGCGGGGGCGAATTCTTTTTGGAGTATGGCTTCAGTGAAAAGCAGCAGTTACAGGACTTGTTTGCGCGTGAGTTGCCGGACTTTACCTGTGAATTTAAAAATGACCTGGCGGGAAAGCCGCGGATGGTTTGGGGGAAGTGGAACAAGTAA
- a CDS encoding NUDIX hydrolase N-terminal domain-containing protein produces the protein MKENDKLIKWAVELQSLAQIGLTYGKDKFDQERYQRIRDIAAEMIAEKSSLKIEQVKQLFCNEVGYQTPKIATRAAIFTNNKILLVKENDGTWSIPGGWCEVNLSVAENCIKETKEEAGIDITVENVIAIHDLAKHSTVAYPYGVCEIFFLCKAIGGHFTKNNETTQSSYFSFDDLPNLSSDKGSEEQVRMCFDAYSSTNWKTIFE, from the coding sequence ATGAAAGAAAATGACAAACTAATCAAATGGGCCGTTGAGTTACAAAGTTTAGCTCAAATCGGGTTGACCTACGGTAAAGATAAATTCGACCAAGAACGATACCAACGAATTAGAGATATAGCTGCTGAAATGATAGCAGAAAAATCAAGTTTAAAAATTGAACAAGTTAAACAACTTTTCTGTAATGAAGTAGGATATCAAACTCCCAAAATTGCTACTCGAGCTGCAATTTTTACTAATAATAAGATATTATTAGTAAAAGAAAATGACGGAACTTGGTCCATTCCCGGCGGTTGGTGCGAAGTTAACTTATCAGTCGCAGAAAATTGCATTAAAGAAACTAAGGAAGAAGCTGGTATTGATATTACGGTTGAAAATGTAATAGCCATTCATGATTTAGCAAAACACAGTACGGTAGCGTATCCTTACGGAGTTTGTGAAATTTTCTTTCTTTGTAAGGCAATCGGCGGTCACTTTACCAAGAACAACGAAACTACTCAAAGTTCTTATTTTTCATTTGATGATCTCCCTAACTTAAGTAGTGACAAAGGTTCTGAAGAACAGGTTCGAATGTGTTTTGATGCATACTCCAGCACCAATTGGAAAACTATCTTTGAATAA
- a CDS encoding L-threonylcarbamoyladenylate synthase: METEIFSAGQIDAAVNLLAKGELVAFPTETVYGLGALATNEEAVKQVYAAKGRPSDNPLIVTVADKEMMSHYVQEVSDRAEKLINHFWPGPLTILLKARPGSLPKAVTGGLATVALRCPDDQLTREMIAKLGSPIVGPSANTSTKPSPTTAQHVFHDLRGKIAGIIDGGPTKVGLESTIIDIAVKSPVVLRPGAITPEELSRVLGETVLINRGQVSDQEVPKAPGMKYRHYAPSAAVVVVDDAQDFAQINFDENTGVMALNAELTKLDLPAQNKFDLGNGLADADRNLFAGLRYFDDQSQIKQIFVQGFGGSEQTLAYMNRLNKAAAGHHFQVK, translated from the coding sequence ATGGAAACAGAAATTTTTTCTGCAGGCCAAATTGATGCTGCGGTTAACTTGTTGGCTAAGGGGGAATTAGTCGCATTTCCGACCGAAACAGTCTACGGGTTAGGCGCACTTGCAACTAATGAAGAAGCAGTTAAGCAAGTTTATGCAGCCAAGGGCAGGCCAAGTGACAATCCGTTGATTGTGACGGTTGCAGATAAAGAAATGATGTCGCACTATGTCCAAGAAGTTTCGGATCGAGCTGAAAAGCTGATTAACCATTTTTGGCCGGGACCGCTGACGATTCTGCTCAAGGCTAGGCCAGGCAGCTTACCTAAGGCCGTTACTGGCGGTCTAGCCACTGTTGCCTTGCGCTGTCCTGATGATCAGCTGACTCGTGAAATGATTGCCAAACTCGGTTCGCCAATTGTCGGCCCCTCTGCGAACACTTCGACTAAGCCCAGTCCAACAACTGCCCAGCATGTTTTTCATGACTTAAGGGGGAAGATTGCGGGTATTATTGACGGTGGCCCAACTAAGGTGGGGCTTGAATCAACTATTATTGATATAGCGGTTAAAAGTCCCGTTGTTCTGCGACCAGGTGCAATCACTCCTGAAGAACTTAGCCGGGTGCTTGGTGAAACCGTGCTAATCAACCGCGGTCAGGTATCCGATCAGGAGGTACCTAAAGCTCCAGGCATGAAGTACCGCCACTATGCTCCTAGTGCCGCGGTGGTGGTTGTAGATGATGCACAGGATTTTGCACAAATCAACTTTGACGAAAATACAGGGGTCATGGCGCTAAATGCAGAATTGACCAAGCTTGATCTGCCAGCCCAAAACAAGTTTGACCTGGGCAATGGTCTGGCTGATGCTGACCGCAACTTATTTGCGGGTCTACGTTATTTTGATGATCAGAGCCAAATTAAGCAAATTTTTGTCCAGGGTTTTGGCGGCAGTGAGCAGACTTTAGCCTACATGAACAGGCTAAATAAGGCGGCCGCGGGTCATCATTTTCAAGTAAAATAA
- a CDS encoding ABC transporter permease, translating to MKQNLLMIKSLVKVSFLQAMSYRLDVLFGLLSSVIWLGVPIIFFKVLYLNVDQIAGWTFNETLLLVGVYTLIDGIMMAFLVSSMPSLEQDIREGTLDNILLKPINPQLYYFCHAIDFTQFLNALLGLAVIVYATWGYQFRLTQILLFIISCLAGSILYYSLWFLWTITTFWFPTNFGRSDLFLSLIQLSRYPSSIYRGAGSILFNFLLPFGMVATPATVVLLHKSMAVLIVQLLVAGVFALLDMLFWKLGISKYDGAGR from the coding sequence ATGAAACAAAATTTATTGATGATCAAATCGTTGGTTAAAGTTTCTTTCTTGCAGGCGATGTCATATCGATTGGATGTTTTGTTTGGTCTACTATCATCAGTTATTTGGTTAGGCGTGCCCATTATCTTTTTCAAAGTTTTATATTTAAACGTCGATCAAATTGCCGGTTGGACTTTCAATGAAACACTTCTTCTGGTGGGTGTGTATACCCTAATTGATGGTATCATGATGGCTTTTTTGGTTAGTTCAATGCCTAGCCTAGAGCAAGACATTCGCGAGGGCACACTCGACAACATCTTGCTTAAACCGATTAATCCGCAATTATATTACTTCTGTCATGCAATTGACTTTACCCAGTTTTTAAATGCTCTGCTGGGATTAGCGGTGATTGTCTATGCGACTTGGGGTTATCAATTTAGGCTGACCCAAATCTTGCTTTTCATTATTTCATGTCTAGCCGGCAGCATCCTGTATTATTCGCTCTGGTTCTTGTGGACGATTACAACCTTTTGGTTTCCAACTAATTTTGGTCGCTCCGACCTCTTCTTGAGTCTGATTCAGCTTAGCCGCTACCCGTCCAGTATTTACCGGGGTGCTGGTAGCATCCTGTTTAACTTTTTGCTCCCTTTCGGAATGGTGGCGACACCAGCTACGGTCGTTTTATTGCATAAAAGTATGGCTGTCCTAATAGTGCAGCTTTTAGTAGCTGGGGTTTTTGCTCTACTTGATATGCTCTTTTGGAAATTGGGAATTAGCAAGTATGATGGAGCAGGACGCTAG
- the upp gene encoding uracil phosphoribosyltransferase: protein MGKFTVLDHPLIQHKLTIIRRKETSSNEFRQIVGEIGGLMTYEITRDLPLQDVEIETPIGKTTQKAIAGKKLTIVPILRAGIGMLNGVMEMIPAAKVGVIGMYRDEETLTPHEYFCKMPKDIAERECLVVDPMLATGGSANMAISALKKRGVTDIKLAVLVAAPEGVKAVQKENPDVDIFAAAEDDKLLPNGYIFPGLGDAGDRLFGTK, encoded by the coding sequence ATGGGCAAATTTACGGTATTGGATCATCCATTAATCCAACACAAGTTAACTATTATCAGGCGCAAGGAGACGAGTTCAAACGAATTTCGTCAAATTGTCGGCGAGATTGGGGGACTCATGACCTATGAAATCACCCGCGACTTGCCGCTGCAAGATGTTGAAATCGAGACCCCGATTGGCAAGACCACGCAAAAAGCGATTGCTGGTAAGAAATTGACCATCGTTCCCATCCTGCGTGCAGGTATTGGGATGTTAAATGGGGTAATGGAAATGATTCCGGCTGCTAAGGTTGGTGTGATTGGGATGTACCGCGACGAAGAGACACTGACACCGCACGAATATTTTTGTAAAATGCCAAAAGACATTGCGGAACGTGAATGCCTAGTTGTTGACCCGATGCTTGCGACTGGCGGCTCTGCTAATATGGCCATCAGCGCCTTAAAGAAGCGCGGTGTCACGGATATTAAGTTGGCCGTTTTGGTTGCAGCTCCTGAAGGAGTAAAAGCAGTCCAGAAAGAAAATCCCGACGTTGATATTTTTGCGGCTGCAGAAGATGATAAATTATTGCCAAATGGCTACATTTTCCCAGGTCTAGGAGACGCTGGTGACCGCCTGTTTGGCACGAAATAA
- a CDS encoding thymidine kinase, translated as MAQLFFLYGAMSSGKTIEILKDAHNYEAQGRKIALLTSGVDNRNGVGTIASRIGMERKAVPIDAEMDVFAYIKKINAEDQARGDGPIACVLVDEAQFLERHHVMECAKIVDELGIPVMTFGLKNDFQNNLFEGSKNLLIFADKITEIKTICHYCGRKATMNLRIHNGLPVYEGDQVKIGGDESYHPVCRFHYFHPEQIR; from the coding sequence ATGGCACAATTATTTTTTCTTTATGGTGCAATGAGCAGTGGCAAAACCATTGAAATTTTAAAGGATGCACATAATTACGAGGCCCAAGGCCGTAAAATTGCTCTGCTGACGAGTGGAGTAGATAATCGCAACGGGGTTGGTACGATTGCTTCGAGAATCGGAATGGAACGTAAGGCTGTCCCGATTGATGCTGAAATGGACGTCTTTGCTTACATCAAAAAGATTAATGCCGAGGATCAGGCTCGTGGTGATGGTCCAATTGCTTGCGTCCTTGTTGATGAAGCCCAATTTTTGGAGCGACATCACGTGATGGAATGTGCTAAAATTGTCGACGAATTAGGAATTCCGGTAATGACCTTTGGCTTGAAGAACGACTTTCAGAACAACTTGTTTGAGGGTAGTAAGAACCTATTGATTTTTGCTGATAAAATTACGGAAATCAAAACAATCTGTCACTACTGCGGACGCAAGGCCACAATGAATCTGCGTATTCACAATGGCCTGCCAGTCTATGAGGGTGACCAGGTCAAAATTGGCGGCGACGAGAGTTATCACCCGGTGTGTCGTTTTCATTACTTTCATCCAGAGCAAATAAGATAG
- a CDS encoding ABC transporter ATP-binding protein yields the protein MVDRKSTLGSAIKSVFAPQTTTVRAVDHLNFGVNEGEAVGFIGQNGAGKTTTIKMLTGTLYPTSGYCWVNGFDPVKRQNDFKRSISVVMGNRSQLFNDLTPRDYLNFLQAVYDRNLAEFNEIVDQIAQTLKVEDKLNLQTRKLSLGERMKIEFLAAVSIKPRVLFLDEPTIGLDVLAKRDIRSFLVKLNKEKGLTIFLTSHDMEDIATICDRLIIVNQGKLIWDGQTQDLIKKFQQNKYITFNKAASFRAFKLNEDIVSQDEIKITIRVPASQVDQKLSELIDVKAGTDYSIQDLKLDDIIFELFSKGE from the coding sequence GTGGTCGATCGCAAAAGCACTTTAGGTTCGGCCATCAAGTCTGTTTTTGCTCCCCAGACTACTACGGTTAGAGCGGTTGACCACTTAAACTTTGGCGTCAACGAAGGCGAAGCCGTTGGCTTTATTGGGCAAAATGGTGCAGGTAAAACCACAACGATTAAGATGTTGACGGGTACGCTTTACCCAACGTCTGGATACTGTTGGGTTAATGGTTTTGACCCGGTTAAGCGTCAAAACGATTTTAAGCGGTCAATTTCCGTTGTCATGGGAAATCGGTCTCAATTGTTTAATGATCTAACGCCTCGTGATTATCTGAACTTCCTGCAGGCAGTCTATGATCGAAATTTGGCCGAATTTAATGAAATTGTTGACCAAATTGCTCAGACATTGAAGGTCGAAGACAAGTTGAATTTGCAGACACGCAAGCTGTCTCTAGGTGAACGGATGAAAATTGAATTTTTGGCTGCAGTATCGATCAAGCCCAGGGTGCTTTTCTTAGACGAACCGACAATTGGGTTAGATGTCTTGGCAAAAAGAGATATCCGCAGTTTTTTGGTGAAGTTGAATAAGGAAAAGGGACTCACAATCTTCTTGACGTCTCATGATATGGAAGATATTGCGACCATTTGTGATCGACTAATAATTGTCAACCAGGGTAAACTCATTTGGGACGGACAGACTCAGGATCTAATCAAAAAATTCCAACAAAACAAGTACATTACTTTTAATAAGGCTGCGTCTTTTCGAGCTTTTAAGTTGAATGAGGACATTGTCAGTCAGGATGAGATTAAGATTACGATCAGGGTTCCAGCTAGTCAAGTTGATCAAAAGTTAAGCGAATTGATCGACGTTAAGGCGGGTACAGACTACAGTATTCAGGACTTAAAACTGGATGACATCATTTTTGAATTGTTTTCAAAAGGAGAATAG
- the atpE gene encoding F0F1 ATP synthase subunit C codes for MSQAFKYLSAALVAGIAALAASWGNGKVITKTVESMARQPESAGNLRSTMFIGVGLIEAVPILAIVVAFLILFL; via the coding sequence ATGTCACAAGCTTTTAAATATCTTTCAGCTGCACTTGTAGCTGGTATTGCAGCCCTTGCTGCTTCTTGGGGTAACGGTAAGGTTATCACTAAGACGGTTGAAAGCATGGCGCGCCAACCTGAAAGTGCTGGCAACCTGAGATCAACAATGTTTATTGGTGTTGGTTTGATCGAAGCTGTTCCTATCTTGGCGATTGTTGTTGCTTTCCTGATTCTCTTCCTTTAA
- a CDS encoding ABC transporter permease, which yields MRAYFAIMKIAMKSILNNKSSVAILLLQSLVPIIVMGYLWSSILAPGQKIGGMSKNQMLVYYCGVNFINFFVWYAIDWDLNNDIHSGELSNILHRPVALQTYYFCRMLGDRAANFLLLAPLVLLGLVYLCMHSGLAVSVITIVKFLVNIALTATLWFMFSYLVGCLAYWFENLFFVLLVKEVMVSLLAGYYFPLAILPSAWRRVLNWLPFQYFGAFPVTSLIKKTSTVFWLQNVALEVIWLGIFYVLMMVANKRGLHQYSDVRG from the coding sequence GTGCGGGCCTATTTTGCAATTATGAAAATTGCTATGAAATCAATCCTTAATAATAAAAGCAGTGTCGCTATCTTATTATTGCAGTCGCTCGTCCCAATTATTGTGATGGGCTATTTGTGGTCAAGTATCTTGGCTCCCGGACAAAAAATCGGTGGAATGAGTAAAAATCAAATGCTGGTTTACTATTGCGGGGTCAACTTCATTAACTTTTTCGTGTGGTATGCGATCGATTGGGACCTGAATAACGATATCCATTCTGGTGAATTGTCCAATATCTTACACCGGCCAGTTGCTCTGCAGACCTACTACTTTTGCCGCATGTTAGGTGATCGTGCGGCAAATTTCTTGCTCTTGGCGCCGCTGGTGCTACTCGGCCTGGTCTACCTGTGTATGCACAGCGGCCTAGCCGTTTCTGTAATAACAATTGTTAAATTTCTGGTCAATATCGCCTTAACAGCAACCCTTTGGTTTATGTTTTCCTATCTCGTAGGTTGTTTGGCCTATTGGTTCGAAAATTTGTTTTTTGTGTTATTAGTCAAAGAAGTAATGGTTTCACTGCTTGCCGGTTATTATTTTCCCTTGGCAATTTTGCCTTCAGCTTGGCGCAGGGTCCTTAACTGGTTACCCTTTCAGTATTTTGGCGCTTTTCCAGTCACTTCCCTAATCAAGAAAACCTCTACAGTCTTTTGGCTCCAAAATGTTGCACTAGAAGTGATTTGGCTGGGGATTTTTTATGTGCTAATGATGGTAGCCAATAAAAGGGGACTGCATCAGTATTCAGATGTTCGAGGATAA
- a CDS encoding ClbS/DfsB family four-helix bundle protein translates to MTRPTNKTELIDASNTAYQKLLALISSLPEDAREADFTFDTSNLKEAHWQRDHNVRDVLAHLYEWQNLLLNWINNNQAGKEQAFLPAGYNWRNYGDLNNKFQEKHQSTNLAEMEELLHKSHEQVMQLLASFTNDELFTKKTFSWTGNNALGSYFISNTSSHYEWALKKLRKHKRSLK, encoded by the coding sequence ATGACCAGACCCACCAATAAGACCGAGTTGATTGATGCGAGCAATACTGCTTATCAAAAACTGCTTGCTTTAATTAGTTCGTTACCTGAAGATGCCCGTGAAGCTGATTTTACTTTCGATACTAGTAACCTGAAGGAGGCACATTGGCAACGTGATCATAATGTACGTGATGTATTGGCTCACCTGTATGAATGGCAAAATTTGCTACTGAATTGGATTAATAATAACCAAGCCGGCAAAGAGCAAGCTTTTTTGCCAGCTGGATACAATTGGCGCAACTATGGCGATCTGAACAACAAATTTCAGGAAAAACACCAGTCCACTAATTTAGCAGAAATGGAAGAACTGTTGCATAAGAGTCACGAGCAAGTAATGCAATTACTGGCCTCCTTTACCAATGACGAACTTTTTACCAAGAAGACTTTTTCGTGGACTGGCAATAATGCTCTTGGATCGTACTTTATTTCTAATACTTCAAGCCACTATGAATGGGCCTTAAAGAAATTACGTAAACATAAGCGATCATTAAAATAA